Proteins encoded together in one Rhizobium bangladeshense window:
- the yajC gene encoding preprotein translocase subunit YajC yields the protein MFITPAFAQTATDTATGFGGSGFEMIILFVPLMVVWYFLLIRPQRAQAKKREETLKAIRRGDQIVTGGGLVGKVTKVVDDKEVEVEIAEGVRVRIVRSGISDVRVKGEPVKADAA from the coding sequence ATGTTCATCACCCCGGCATTCGCCCAGACTGCGACCGATACCGCAACAGGATTCGGCGGTTCCGGTTTCGAAATGATCATCCTTTTCGTGCCGCTTATGGTCGTCTGGTACTTCCTGCTGATCCGGCCGCAACGGGCGCAGGCAAAGAAGCGCGAGGAAACCTTGAAGGCCATTCGCCGCGGCGATCAGATCGTGACGGGCGGTGGTCTCGTCGGCAAGGTGACCAAGGTCGTCGACGACAAGGAAGTCGAAGTCGAAATTGCTGAAGGCGTGCGCGTGCGCATTGTTCGCAGCGGCATTTCGGACGTTCGCGTCAAGGGTGAGCCTGTCAAAGCCGACGCGGCGTAA
- a CDS encoding M23 family metallopeptidase, whose translation MRFSLSPKFGKSAGNLLVVGLLASAATGCSSDVTRFGGLFSSSGQDQITTSSIPRGGRQGDPVPRADLGGPVVASQSGYGGGNAALNQPYPARPGYDPVPTSSARMASSPVSIQRSELAAPTAAAPSRQREREVALAQPFPASAQPETARLVAPAAPKPAPDSLTTGTTPKISGWSATNAPSVTLRPGESIATLSRRFGVPEKEILRVNNLKVASAAKAGQAILIPTFNGGNAAKAASQAADLSKPGNMPDPAKAPEQKVAVVPGANSARDKTMASADSTGKLPAGAGKDPKAPAGSYVVKQGDSLAKIAKATGTNIDDLKTANNLSANSLRIGQALKIPNGSADTVKTASIPAEKVEPKPADPAPAQQTASVQTASVQPAPYKAPVATQTVDEVEKKSDVSSDAPESTGIGKYRWPVRGQVIAAYGANVNGNRNDGIDISVPQGTPIKAAENGVVIYAGNGLKELGNTVLVRHDDGTVTVYGNADTLSVARGQKIQRGQTVAVSGMSGDVKQPQVHFEVRKDASPVNPMTFLE comes from the coding sequence ATGCGTTTCAGTCTTTCGCCGAAGTTCGGTAAGTCGGCCGGTAATCTCCTGGTTGTTGGCCTGCTGGCGAGTGCCGCAACGGGCTGCAGTTCCGATGTGACACGGTTCGGCGGCTTGTTTTCCTCCTCGGGGCAGGATCAGATTACCACAAGTTCCATTCCGCGCGGCGGTCGGCAAGGTGATCCGGTGCCGCGCGCCGATCTCGGCGGCCCCGTTGTCGCCAGTCAGTCGGGTTACGGCGGCGGCAATGCTGCGCTGAATCAACCCTATCCGGCGCGCCCCGGTTACGATCCGGTCCCGACGTCGAGCGCCCGCATGGCTTCCTCGCCCGTCTCGATACAGCGCTCCGAACTTGCGGCTCCAACGGCTGCTGCGCCATCCCGCCAGCGGGAGAGAGAAGTCGCGCTCGCCCAGCCTTTCCCGGCTTCGGCGCAGCCTGAAACGGCGCGGCTCGTAGCGCCCGCTGCTCCGAAGCCGGCGCCCGATTCTCTGACGACGGGTACGACGCCGAAGATTTCCGGCTGGTCCGCGACCAACGCGCCTTCCGTCACGCTGCGTCCAGGTGAGAGCATTGCGACCTTATCCCGGCGCTTTGGTGTTCCGGAAAAGGAAATCCTGCGAGTCAATAACCTAAAGGTGGCTTCGGCGGCCAAGGCCGGCCAGGCAATCCTGATCCCGACTTTCAACGGTGGCAATGCCGCCAAGGCGGCTTCGCAGGCGGCCGATCTTTCCAAGCCCGGCAATATGCCAGACCCGGCCAAGGCGCCGGAACAGAAGGTCGCCGTCGTCCCGGGCGCCAATTCCGCACGGGACAAGACCATGGCGAGCGCCGATTCGACCGGCAAGCTTCCGGCTGGCGCCGGCAAGGATCCGAAGGCGCCTGCCGGCAGCTATGTCGTTAAGCAGGGCGATTCCCTGGCAAAGATCGCCAAGGCGACCGGCACTAACATCGACGATCTCAAGACTGCCAATAATCTTTCGGCGAATTCGCTGCGTATCGGCCAGGCTCTGAAAATCCCGAACGGCAGTGCCGACACGGTCAAGACCGCTTCCATCCCGGCTGAGAAGGTCGAGCCGAAACCGGCTGATCCGGCGCCCGCCCAGCAGACTGCGTCGGTTCAGACCGCGTCCGTTCAGCCTGCGCCCTACAAGGCGCCGGTCGCCACCCAGACCGTCGACGAGGTCGAGAAGAAGTCCGACGTCAGTTCCGACGCGCCGGAATCGACCGGCATCGGCAAATATCGCTGGCCGGTTCGCGGCCAGGTCATTGCCGCCTACGGCGCCAACGTCAACGGCAATCGCAACGACGGCATCGACATTTCGGTGCCGCAGGGCACGCCGATCAAGGCTGCCGAAAACGGCGTCGTCATCTATGCCGGCAACGGCCTGAAGGAACTCGGCAATACGGTTCTCGTCCGTCACGACGACGGCACCGTCACTGTCTACGGCAACGCCGACACGTTGAGCGTCGCCCGCGGTCAGAAGATCCAGCGCGGTCAGACCGTCGCCGTCTCGGGCATGAGCGGCGACGTCAAGCAGCCACAGGTCCATTTCGAGGTGCGCAAGGACGCGTCGCCGGTCAACCCGATGACTTTCCTGGAATAG
- the tatB gene encoding Sec-independent protein translocase protein TatB, whose protein sequence is MLDIGWTELLVIAVVLIVVVGPKDLPPMLRAFGKMTQRARKMAGEFRTQFDEALRESELDDVRQTIGDAQKLNPVNSLREAMNPLRQMGNEIKADLQKATVASENKTEVPPAAVSAPTPSMSLPETPPLVPVTTPASEPVAAAALQADTVAEKPKAVRKPRAKAVDKTDAASAIAAPVERPKRTVVARKPATPRKPAQTKKKDEA, encoded by the coding sequence ATGTTGGATATAGGCTGGACCGAACTGTTGGTTATCGCGGTCGTGCTGATCGTCGTTGTCGGTCCGAAGGATTTGCCGCCGATGCTGCGCGCTTTCGGCAAGATGACGCAGCGCGCCCGCAAGATGGCGGGTGAATTCCGTACCCAGTTCGATGAAGCGCTACGTGAATCTGAGCTTGACGATGTCCGCCAGACGATCGGCGACGCACAAAAGCTCAATCCGGTGAACAGCCTGCGCGAGGCGATGAACCCTCTTCGCCAGATGGGCAACGAGATCAAGGCTGACCTGCAGAAGGCGACGGTGGCTTCGGAAAATAAGACCGAGGTGCCGCCGGCTGCCGTCTCGGCCCCGACGCCGTCAATGAGCCTGCCCGAAACCCCGCCGCTGGTGCCGGTGACCACACCCGCATCGGAACCCGTCGCCGCAGCGGCTCTCCAGGCCGATACGGTCGCCGAGAAGCCGAAGGCCGTGCGCAAGCCGCGCGCCAAGGCTGTCGATAAGACCGATGCCGCTTCCGCCATTGCGGCGCCCGTGGAAAGGCCAAAGCGCACGGTGGTGGCCAGGAAACCTGCAACGCCCCGGAAGCCGGCGCAGACGAAGAAGAAGGACGAGGCATGA
- a CDS encoding protein-L-isoaspartate(D-aspartate) O-methyltransferase has protein sequence MTARLAEKEGFAALVLRLRAEGISDLDLLTAVEQTQRSLFVPPQFAEDAYSSRTIPIECGSFLEGIDFVVRILHHLKLKPGQRVLEVGTGSGFTAAVMGRLAERVLSIDRYKTLTTAAQRRMESLGLRNVVIRQADGSAGMQGEGTFDRILVTAAFNAMPRFYSDQLVSGGSMIAPLMISENECRMVRLTKTGSRFEREELFEAPYLPIVPRLASLL, from the coding sequence TTGACGGCAAGACTGGCGGAGAAGGAGGGCTTCGCGGCGCTCGTCCTCAGACTGCGCGCCGAAGGCATCTCCGATCTCGATCTGCTGACGGCGGTCGAGCAGACGCAGCGCTCGTTGTTCGTGCCGCCGCAATTTGCCGAGGACGCCTATTCCAGCCGGACGATACCGATCGAATGCGGCTCCTTCCTGGAAGGCATCGATTTTGTCGTTCGCATTCTGCATCACCTGAAACTCAAACCGGGGCAGCGCGTTCTGGAAGTCGGAACCGGCAGCGGCTTCACCGCCGCTGTCATGGGCCGTCTGGCCGAACGTGTTCTGTCGATCGATCGCTATAAGACGCTAACGACGGCTGCGCAGCGGCGCATGGAATCGCTCGGGCTGCGCAACGTCGTCATCCGCCAGGCCGACGGCAGCGCCGGCATGCAAGGTGAGGGCACTTTCGACCGTATTCTGGTAACCGCTGCATTCAATGCTATGCCGCGCTTTTATAGCGACCAGCTCGTTTCCGGTGGTTCGATGATTGCCCCGCTGATGATTTCCGAGAATGAGTGTCGCATGGTGCGGCTGACGAAAACCGGCAGCCGTTTCGAACGCGAAGAACTGTTCGAAGCCCCTTATCTGCCGATCGTACCGCGACTCGCCTCGCTGCTGTAG
- the scpB gene encoding SMC-Scp complex subunit ScpB has protein sequence MIDPRSEENFEEDGRDMQAEIEAERVAEALVFASSQPVSEGFIAERLPRNTNVHAIMLRLKEQYAPRGVNLVQVEGAWAFRTAADLSFVIRRDDNEVKKLSRAALEVLAIIAYHQPVTRAEIEDIRGVQTSRGTLDVLMEAGWVRFRGRRRTPGRPVTLGTTRDFLDHFGLEELRDLPGLEELKGAGLLSGRIPANFNIPSPSMNDELTEDEDPITQMDLEELGLLAPRSTSED, from the coding sequence TTGATCGATCCCAGAAGCGAAGAGAATTTCGAGGAGGACGGCCGCGACATGCAGGCCGAGATCGAGGCTGAGCGTGTCGCCGAGGCGCTGGTCTTTGCCTCCTCGCAACCGGTTTCCGAAGGTTTTATCGCCGAGCGGCTGCCCAGAAACACCAATGTGCATGCGATCATGCTGCGACTGAAGGAGCAGTATGCGCCTCGCGGCGTCAATCTGGTGCAGGTCGAGGGCGCCTGGGCCTTCCGCACCGCCGCCGATCTCTCCTTCGTCATCCGCCGCGATGACAATGAGGTGAAGAAGCTTTCGCGCGCCGCGTTGGAGGTGCTGGCGATCATTGCCTATCACCAGCCGGTGACGCGTGCCGAAATCGAGGACATTCGCGGCGTTCAGACCTCGCGCGGCACGCTTGATGTGCTTATGGAAGCCGGCTGGGTGCGGTTTCGCGGCCGTCGGCGTACGCCGGGCCGGCCGGTGACCTTGGGCACGACACGCGATTTTCTCGACCATTTCGGACTGGAAGAGTTGCGCGATCTGCCTGGCCTCGAAGAATTGAAGGGGGCCGGCCTACTGTCAGGCCGCATTCCGGCGAATTTCAACATTCCATCGCCGTCGATGAACGACGAACTGACCGAGGACGAGGATCCGATCACCCAGATGGATCTCGAAGAACTCGGGTTGCTCGCTCCCCGTTCTACCTCCGAAGATTGA
- the surE gene encoding 5'/3'-nucleotidase SurE: MRILLTNDDGIHAEGLAALERIARTLSDDVWIVAPETDQSGLAHSLSLSEPLRLRKISDKHFALRGTPTDCVIMGIRQVMDIKPDLVLSGVNSGSNVADDVTYSGTIAGAIEGTMQGVRSFALSQAYLYEDGARIVPWEVCETHAPALLEKLMVLDLPEGTFLNLNFPNCRPDEVDGAEVTMQGKLAFNLQVDARSDGRGFPYYWLKFGERAGAFIEGTDIHALKHNKISVTPLKLDLTDYSVTDRVARALGYGARV; encoded by the coding sequence ATGCGCATCCTGCTCACGAATGACGATGGCATCCACGCCGAAGGCCTTGCTGCGCTGGAGCGGATCGCCCGTACACTGTCCGACGATGTCTGGATCGTGGCGCCGGAAACCGATCAGAGCGGCCTGGCGCATTCGTTGAGCCTGTCCGAGCCGTTGCGGCTGCGCAAGATTTCCGACAAACATTTCGCGCTGCGCGGTACGCCGACCGACTGCGTCATCATGGGCATCAGGCAGGTGATGGACATCAAGCCCGATCTCGTTCTCTCCGGCGTGAATTCGGGTTCGAATGTTGCAGACGATGTGACCTATTCCGGCACGATCGCGGGCGCGATCGAGGGCACGATGCAGGGCGTGCGATCCTTTGCACTGAGCCAGGCCTATCTCTATGAGGACGGCGCGCGCATCGTCCCCTGGGAGGTGTGCGAAACGCATGCGCCGGCACTTCTGGAAAAGCTGATGGTGCTGGACCTGCCGGAGGGCACGTTCCTCAATCTCAACTTCCCGAACTGCCGTCCCGACGAGGTCGACGGCGCCGAGGTCACCATGCAGGGCAAGCTCGCCTTCAACCTGCAGGTCGACGCCCGCTCCGACGGCCGGGGATTTCCCTATTACTGGCTCAAGTTCGGCGAACGCGCCGGTGCCTTCATCGAAGGTACCGATATCCACGCCTTGAAGCATAACAAGATTTCGGTAACGCCTTTGAAACTGGATTTGACCGATTATTCCGTGACGGACCGCGTGGCGCGGGCCCTGGGATACGGAGCACGGGTTTGA
- a CDS encoding twin-arginine translocase TatA/TatE family subunit, with protein MGSFSMWHWLIVLVIVLLLFGRGKIPELMGDVAKGIKSFKKGMTDEDAPETAKTVDHKADETK; from the coding sequence ATGGGTTCTTTTAGCATGTGGCACTGGCTGATCGTCTTGGTCATCGTGCTGTTGCTGTTCGGTCGCGGCAAGATTCCGGAACTGATGGGCGATGTTGCCAAGGGCATCAAGAGCTTCAAGAAGGGTATGACGGACGAAGACGCGCCGGAAACGGCCAAGACGGTCGATCACAAAGCCGACGAAACCAAGTAA
- the serS gene encoding serine--tRNA ligase, producing the protein MLDIKWIRENPEALDAALAKRGAEPLAQSLVALDEKRRSAVQKAQDMLSRRNLASKEIGAAMAQKNGELAEKLKAEVAELKTLLPAIEEEERQLTAELNDALSRVPNVPFDDVPVGKDEHDNVVTRVVGEKPRWNHTPKEHFEIGEALGYMDFERAAKLSGARFTVLTGPLARLERALGQFMIDLHTSEHGYTEVSSPLMVRAEALFGTGNLPKFEEDLFKTTDSRYLIPTAEVTLTNLVREEILDQEKLPLRFTALTPSFRSEAGSAGRDTRGMLRQHQFWKCELVSITDAESSIAEHERMTACAEEVLKRLGLHFRTVTLCTGDMGFGSRKTYDLEVWLPGQNAYREISSCSVCGDFQARRMNARYRGKDDKSNKFVHTLNGSGTAVGRCLIAVLENYLNEDGTVTIPDVLLPYMGGMTKIERAA; encoded by the coding sequence ATGCTCGATATCAAATGGATCCGTGAGAATCCCGAAGCGCTCGATGCCGCCCTTGCCAAGCGCGGTGCGGAACCTCTGGCCCAAAGTCTCGTCGCCCTCGATGAAAAGCGCCGCTCTGCTGTGCAGAAAGCGCAGGATATGCTGTCGCGCCGCAACCTTGCCTCTAAGGAAATCGGCGCGGCGATGGCCCAGAAGAACGGCGAACTCGCCGAGAAGCTGAAGGCCGAGGTGGCCGAACTGAAGACCCTGCTGCCTGCGATCGAGGAGGAAGAACGGCAACTGACGGCCGAACTCAACGACGCGCTTTCGCGCGTCCCGAATGTCCCCTTCGACGATGTTCCAGTCGGCAAGGACGAGCACGACAATGTCGTCACCCGTGTCGTCGGCGAAAAGCCGCGCTGGAACCACACGCCGAAAGAGCACTTCGAAATCGGTGAGGCGCTCGGCTATATGGACTTTGAGCGCGCCGCCAAGCTGTCCGGTGCGCGCTTCACGGTTCTGACAGGACCGCTCGCCAGGCTCGAACGGGCGCTCGGCCAATTCATGATCGATCTCCACACAAGCGAGCACGGCTATACCGAAGTCAGCTCGCCGCTGATGGTCCGCGCTGAAGCGCTGTTCGGCACGGGCAACCTGCCGAAGTTCGAAGAGGATCTCTTCAAGACGACGGATAGCCGCTATCTCATTCCGACCGCGGAGGTGACGCTGACCAATCTGGTGCGCGAGGAAATCCTCGACCAGGAAAAGCTGCCGCTGCGTTTCACGGCGCTGACCCCATCCTTCCGGTCGGAAGCGGGCTCTGCCGGTCGTGACACCCGCGGCATGCTGCGCCAGCACCAGTTCTGGAAATGCGAACTTGTCTCGATCACCGACGCCGAGAGCTCGATCGCCGAGCATGAGAGGATGACCGCCTGCGCGGAGGAGGTGCTGAAGCGCCTCGGGCTGCATTTCCGCACGGTGACCCTTTGCACCGGCGATATGGGCTTTGGCTCGCGCAAGACCTACGATCTCGAAGTATGGCTCCCGGGGCAGAATGCCTACCGGGAAATCTCTTCCTGCTCTGTCTGCGGCGATTTCCAGGCCCGGCGAATGAATGCGCGCTATCGCGGCAAGGACGACAAGAGCAACAAGTTCGTCCACACGCTGAACGGTTCCGGCACCGCCGTCGGCCGCTGCCTAATCGCCGTCCTCGAAAATTATCTGAATGAAGACGGCACCGTCACGATTCCGGACGTTTTGCTGCCTTATATGGGCGGAATGACCAAGATCGAACGGGCGGCCTGA
- a CDS encoding ATP-binding protein, producing the protein MTEEINTALLAELKRLADAVQRLAGPAPAVNEWNAADCFIWAPSRQYLQPVKKPNRVALKLIRGVDHVRDILHENTVRFAEGYVANNVLLWGARGMGKSSLVKAVHEDVRRESGVPLKLVEVHREDIASLPNLLDLLKDTPYRVIVFCDDLSFDHDDTAYKSLKAALDGGVEGRPDNVLFYATSNRRHLLPRHMMENEQSTAINPSEAVEEKVSLSDRFGLWLGFHKCSQEDYLGMIDGYADHFKLGLDRNKMHAEALEWATTRGARSGRVAWQYIQDLAGRLRVHIDQA; encoded by the coding sequence ATGACCGAGGAAATCAACACCGCCCTGCTTGCCGAGCTGAAAAGGCTCGCTGATGCCGTGCAGCGTCTAGCCGGGCCGGCACCTGCCGTCAATGAGTGGAATGCGGCCGACTGTTTCATTTGGGCGCCGTCGCGTCAGTATCTGCAGCCGGTGAAGAAGCCGAATCGGGTGGCGCTGAAGCTCATCCGCGGCGTCGACCACGTGCGCGATATCCTGCATGAGAATACGGTGCGCTTCGCCGAGGGTTATGTCGCCAATAACGTGCTGCTCTGGGGCGCGCGCGGCATGGGCAAATCATCGCTGGTCAAGGCGGTGCATGAGGATGTCAGGCGCGAAAGCGGCGTCCCGTTGAAACTGGTCGAGGTACATCGCGAGGATATTGCCAGCCTGCCCAACCTGCTCGACCTCCTGAAGGACACGCCGTACCGTGTGATCGTCTTCTGCGACGACCTCTCCTTCGATCATGACGACACCGCCTACAAGTCGCTGAAGGCTGCACTCGACGGCGGCGTCGAGGGACGGCCTGACAATGTGCTCTTCTACGCCACGTCGAATCGGCGCCATCTTCTGCCGCGTCACATGATGGAAAACGAACAGTCGACGGCCATCAATCCATCTGAAGCCGTCGAGGAAAAGGTCTCGCTGTCCGATCGCTTCGGTCTTTGGCTCGGCTTTCATAAATGCAGCCAGGAAGACTATCTCGGCATGATCGACGGCTATGCCGATCACTTCAAGCTTGGCCTCGACCGCAATAAGATGCATGCCGAGGCGCTGGAATGGGCAACGACGCGCGGCGCGCGCTCCGGCCGCGTCGCCTGGCAATATATCCAGGATCTCGCCGGACGTCTGCGCGTTCATATCGACCAGGCATAG
- the secDF gene encoding protein translocase subunit SecDF, with translation MLHFSRWKTLLIWLVALAAIIIAAPNLLGEAQRSSLPGWLRNSRVTLGLDLQGGSHIVLKVERSDIVKDRLEEAVAKVRNALRGAGIRYTGLTGNGQTVTVRVTDLAETQKAVDLLKPLTMAGEQSEPGISLQQGAEGQLSLQISDAGIAADIASARGRSLDIVGRRLAQSGYDHFLLRPDGDDRIVVQVLGSVDAERVKNILNQRAKLSFHLLDESMSGQEALSGRWPATSEVLYSLDDPPVPYLVDRIAFVTGSNMVNVEPVVDPQTQDTSIAYRLDAEGTQRLAQATTQNIGKHLAIVFDDQVMSAPVIDAAITDGEGRISANFSEDGVRDLAVMLRAGALPATLTSVEERSVSPSFGADSIFSGLVAGLVAVVLVAALMIALYRILGVIAVVSLVFNLIFIVAALSLAGATLTLPGIAGIVLIVGMAVDANVLIYERIREEQRASPSFEQAVGRGFSRAFATIIDANATIFIAAIILLFLGSESIRGFAVTLAVGIATTVITAFTLTRSIVAAWLKARHPRHLPKSVLAHLFEHANVRFMGIRRYVFTASAVISLIAMAAFATVGLQLGIDFTGGSLIEVTAKQGSADIADLRLRLDDLNLGEVSVEPTGGRSNARIRIASQGGGENAEQSAATLVRGELEADYDFRRVEVVGPAISGELTMMATLGVAAALSAILIYIWIRFEWQFAVGAIIATLHDVIIMLGLFVLTGIEFNLTSIAAMLTIVGYSLNDTVVVYDRMRENLQRYRKMPLPILIDASINQTLSRTVLTAATTLLALLALYLFGGDVIRSFSFAMLIGVALGTFSSIYIAAPVLIVFRLRQEGPDEEESNKTDAGVRSGTVV, from the coding sequence ATGTTGCATTTTTCCCGCTGGAAAACACTTCTGATTTGGCTGGTCGCCCTTGCAGCCATCATCATCGCTGCGCCCAATCTGCTCGGCGAGGCGCAGCGTTCCTCTCTGCCGGGATGGTTGCGAAACAGCCGCGTCACGCTCGGTCTCGACCTGCAGGGCGGCTCGCATATCGTCCTAAAGGTCGAGCGTTCCGATATCGTCAAGGACCGCTTGGAAGAGGCGGTCGCCAAAGTGCGCAACGCGTTGCGGGGCGCCGGCATTCGCTATACCGGCCTGACCGGCAACGGCCAGACCGTCACTGTCCGGGTTACCGATCTGGCCGAGACGCAAAAGGCGGTCGATCTGCTGAAGCCTCTGACCATGGCCGGCGAGCAGTCGGAGCCTGGGATTTCGCTGCAGCAGGGCGCGGAGGGACAGCTTTCGCTGCAGATTTCCGACGCCGGCATTGCCGCCGACATTGCCTCCGCCCGCGGCCGCTCGCTCGATATTGTCGGCCGCCGCCTGGCGCAATCGGGCTACGATCATTTCCTCCTCCGCCCCGATGGCGACGACCGGATCGTCGTCCAGGTGCTGGGATCGGTCGATGCCGAGCGGGTGAAAAACATCCTGAACCAGCGGGCCAAGCTTTCCTTTCATCTCCTTGACGAAAGCATGTCCGGACAGGAGGCTCTGAGCGGCCGCTGGCCGGCCACTTCCGAGGTGCTTTATTCGCTCGACGATCCGCCGGTTCCTTATCTGGTCGACCGCATTGCATTCGTCACCGGCAGCAACATGGTCAATGTCGAGCCTGTCGTCGATCCGCAGACCCAGGATACCTCGATCGCCTATCGCCTTGATGCGGAAGGCACGCAGCGGCTGGCGCAGGCGACAACGCAAAATATCGGCAAGCACCTTGCCATCGTCTTTGACGACCAGGTGATGTCGGCGCCGGTCATCGATGCGGCGATCACCGACGGTGAGGGCCGGATTTCGGCAAACTTCTCAGAGGATGGCGTTCGCGATCTTGCGGTGATGTTGCGCGCCGGCGCCTTGCCGGCGACGCTGACGAGCGTCGAGGAGCGCAGCGTCAGCCCGAGCTTCGGCGCCGACTCCATCTTCTCCGGCCTGGTCGCCGGTCTCGTCGCAGTCGTGCTGGTCGCAGCATTGATGATCGCGCTCTACCGCATTCTCGGCGTCATCGCCGTCGTCTCGCTCGTCTTCAATCTGATCTTCATCGTCGCTGCGCTCAGCCTTGCCGGCGCGACACTGACTTTGCCCGGTATTGCCGGCATCGTGCTTATTGTCGGCATGGCGGTCGATGCCAACGTGCTGATCTATGAGCGCATACGCGAAGAGCAAAGAGCCAGCCCCTCCTTTGAGCAGGCCGTCGGCCGCGGCTTTTCGCGCGCTTTCGCAACGATCATTGACGCGAATGCCACGATCTTCATCGCCGCCATCATTCTCCTCTTCCTCGGCAGCGAATCCATTCGCGGTTTCGCAGTCACGCTGGCGGTCGGCATTGCGACGACCGTCATCACTGCTTTCACGCTGACGCGCTCGATTGTCGCCGCCTGGCTGAAAGCGCGCCATCCCAGGCATCTGCCGAAGAGCGTTCTCGCGCATCTTTTCGAGCACGCCAATGTGCGTTTCATGGGGATCCGCCGTTACGTCTTCACCGCGTCGGCAGTGATCTCGCTGATCGCCATGGCGGCATTTGCCACCGTTGGCCTGCAGCTCGGTATCGATTTCACGGGCGGCTCGCTCATCGAGGTGACGGCGAAGCAGGGCAGTGCTGACATCGCCGACCTCAGATTGCGTCTGGATGATCTCAATCTTGGCGAGGTCAGCGTCGAGCCTACGGGCGGGCGATCGAATGCGCGGATTCGCATCGCGTCGCAGGGCGGCGGCGAGAACGCCGAGCAATCGGCGGCCACGCTGGTGCGCGGCGAACTCGAGGCCGATTACGATTTTCGCCGCGTCGAGGTTGTCGGTCCCGCCATCTCGGGCGAATTGACGATGATGGCGACGCTCGGTGTCGCAGCCGCACTCTCGGCCATTCTGATCTACATCTGGATCCGCTTCGAATGGCAGTTCGCAGTCGGCGCCATCATTGCCACGCTGCACGACGTCATCATCATGCTCGGTCTCTTCGTGCTGACCGGCATCGAGTTTAACCTGACGAGCATCGCAGCCATGCTGACGATCGTCGGTTATTCACTGAACGACACGGTCGTCGTCTATGACCGGATGCGCGAGAATCTTCAACGATACAGGAAGATGCCGCTGCCGATCCTGATCGACGCCTCGATCAATCAGACATTGTCGCGCACCGTCCTGACCGCGGCGACGACGCTGCTTGCGCTGCTTGCGCTGTATCTGTTCGGCGGCGACGTCATCCGCTCCTTCTCCTTTGCGATGCTCATCGGAGTCGCTCTCGGCACTTTCTCTTCGATCTACATCGCTGCTCCCGTATTGATCGTCTTCCGGCTGCGGCAGGAAGGTCCTGACGAAGAAGAGAGCAACAAGACGGATGCCGGTGTAAGATCCGGCACGGTGGTTTGA
- the tatC gene encoding twin-arginine translocase subunit TatC: MSGDIEDKPQPLIEHLMELRTRLMWSIGAFFIAFIVCFFFAKHIFNYLVYPYKLAVSWANLDVEKAQLIYTAPQEFFFTQVKVAMFGGLVIAFPIIAAQIYKFVAPGLYKNERAAFLPFLIASPLLFLLGAALVYFFFTPMVMWFFLSMQQAPGQDEVAISLLPKVSEYLSLIMTLVFSFGLVFQLPVVTTLLARVGLLTSEWLAEKRKFAIVLAFVVAAVLTPPDPLSQIGLAIPAILLYEISIYAARLVERQRSQRALDEASGSSDVAKTDSV, translated from the coding sequence ATGAGCGGTGATATCGAAGACAAGCCGCAGCCGTTGATTGAGCACCTGATGGAGCTGCGTACGCGGCTGATGTGGTCGATCGGCGCGTTCTTTATTGCCTTCATCGTGTGCTTCTTTTTCGCCAAGCACATCTTCAACTACCTGGTCTATCCCTATAAGCTCGCTGTCAGCTGGGCCAACCTCGATGTCGAGAAGGCGCAGCTCATCTACACCGCGCCGCAGGAATTCTTCTTCACGCAGGTCAAGGTCGCCATGTTCGGTGGCCTTGTCATCGCTTTTCCGATCATCGCGGCCCAGATCTACAAGTTCGTCGCTCCAGGCCTCTACAAGAATGAACGGGCGGCCTTCCTGCCGTTCCTGATCGCTTCCCCACTTCTGTTCCTCTTGGGCGCCGCGCTGGTCTATTTTTTCTTCACGCCTATGGTCATGTGGTTCTTCCTGTCGATGCAGCAGGCGCCGGGCCAAGACGAGGTAGCAATCTCGCTTCTGCCGAAGGTGTCGGAATATCTGAGCCTGATCATGACGCTGGTCTTCTCCTTCGGCCTCGTCTTCCAGCTGCCTGTTGTCACGACACTACTTGCCCGTGTCGGCCTGCTGACGTCGGAATGGCTCGCCGAAAAGCGTAAATTCGCCATCGTGCTCGCCTTCGTCGTTGCTGCCGTGCTGACGCCGCCGGATCCCTTGTCCCAGATCGGTCTTGCGATACCGGCAATCCTTCTCTACGAGATTTCCATTTACGCGGCACGACTCGTGGAGCGTCAGCGTTCCCAACGGGCACTTGACGAGGCTTCTGGTTCCTCCGACGTCGCCAAGACGGACAGTGTCTGA